A stretch of Blautia liquoris DNA encodes these proteins:
- a CDS encoding ABC transporter permease, which yields MKAFRKNIAVYYKINFRNVFLFISSYLMPIVFYLMFSAVFVSISEENKKTIIRSMCLFAITMNSLVGLPGNVIQYSVGDINRAYIIGGIRLWHVFLSIAINNMINSIVVCTLIILTAPVFFHAALPASLGYFLCTLLACIVISTLIGIVIGMVCKSDNVAIIVSQCLFLPSIFLSGIMMDVSILPSVMRKISNIFPLTHMFVLTDRIQQVSAIYISCITVVCLVVVIHRYRKIIISQ from the coding sequence ATGAAAGCATTCAGAAAAAATATAGCAGTTTATTACAAAATAAATTTTAGAAATGTTTTTTTATTTATTTCATCCTACTTAATGCCTATAGTATTTTATCTGATGTTCAGTGCGGTATTTGTATCTATAAGTGAAGAAAATAAGAAAACTATAATACGTAGTATGTGTCTTTTTGCTATTACAATGAATAGTTTAGTGGGATTACCAGGAAACGTAATCCAATATTCGGTAGGTGATATTAACAGGGCATACATTATTGGAGGAATTAGGTTATGGCATGTGTTTTTATCAATTGCAATCAATAACATGATTAACTCTATTGTTGTTTGCACACTTATTATTCTCACAGCACCTGTATTTTTCCATGCCGCACTGCCGGCATCACTGGGATATTTTTTATGTACATTATTGGCGTGTATTGTTATATCAACATTGATTGGAATTGTAATAGGAATGGTTTGTAAGTCAGACAATGTAGCTATCATTGTGTCTCAGTGTTTGTTTTTACCATCTATTTTCCTGAGCGGAATTATGATGGATGTCAGCATACTTCCATCAGTAATGAGAAAAATATCAAATATTTTTCCTCTGACTCATATGTTTGTACTTACAGATAGAATACAGCAGGTTTCGGCAATTTATATTTCATGCATAACTGTTGTATGTCTTGTTGTGGTTATTCATAGATATAGAAAAATTATTATTTCTCAGTAA
- a CDS encoding sugar phosphate nucleotidyltransferase encodes MQEVVGFIPAAGVGSRMSGFPIMKEMLPMPASVSKDEKTSILIDNAIRSMIDNGITTIVFVVNDEKRELINYINREYVYPQKIQAAFIYQRIDGKHYGVPFAIESAYNFLKGKTVVMRFPDTLLLADVNLEGLLKCHESNNSDLTLGIFQTAYPERLGPVHMDKAGMISKLEDKPKGPTVYNTWNCIVWGDKFTDEVVHCINEKKSQGNEKEMIIAEIMQKFIAQKRAYAYEFENVVCIDVSSIKELEKIWENKN; translated from the coding sequence ATGCAAGAGGTGGTTGGGTTTATTCCAGCAGCAGGAGTTGGAAGCAGAATGAGTGGGTTTCCAATTATGAAGGAAATGTTACCTATGCCAGCTTCTGTAAGTAAGGATGAAAAAACATCAATCTTAATAGATAATGCGATTCGTTCCATGATTGACAATGGTATTACAACTATAGTGTTTGTTGTAAATGATGAAAAAAGAGAACTGATCAATTATATAAATAGAGAGTATGTTTATCCACAGAAGATACAGGCTGCATTTATCTATCAGCGAATTGACGGAAAACACTATGGGGTGCCGTTTGCAATTGAAAGTGCATATAACTTTCTAAAAGGCAAAACAGTGGTAATGAGATTCCCAGATACATTACTTTTGGCTGATGTTAATCTGGAAGGCTTGCTCAAGTGTCACGAATCAAATAATTCTGATTTAACATTGGGAATATTTCAGACTGCATATCCTGAAAGGCTTGGTCCAGTGCATATGGATAAGGCTGGAATGATATCTAAGCTAGAAGATAAGCCTAAAGGACCTACTGTGTACAATACTTGGAACTGTATTGTGTGGGGAGACAAATTCACGGATGAAGTTGTGCACTGCATCAATGAGAAAAAATCACAGGGTAATGAGAAAGAGATGATAATTGCAGAAATCATGCAAAAGTTTATCGCACAAAAAAGAGCCTACGCTTATGAGTTTGAAAATGTTGTTTGTATTGACGTTTCAAGCATAAAGGAATTAGAAAAAATTTGGGAAAACAAGAATTAA